The following coding sequences lie in one bacterium genomic window:
- a CDS encoding LOG family protein produces the protein MRDHLKQYIEESKTPQVRGLRILLEYFYAMEIFKPITDSGAKIVSVFGSARLKPHDEEYKKARKLGELLFNRGYAVVTGASFGIMQAANEGIADGIIKKLSKSKKYKSEKALINSTEYKEMIKRYSVGLKISLPFEPHNNPFVGVSATFHYFMVRKFFFGTLSKAFIACEGGWGTRDELFEVLTLVQTGKAPLMPISYITPDPEHILFDIQYAAKKGYINHEDIWLLDVVSDYRESVKLVDNFYRVVNKIEYDKNNNIVLTLRHTVNAADKKIVQHFLAKKSKSIFKSALFKENQIILTGFNFRSYGYLKKLIQELE, from the coding sequence ATGCGTGATCACTTAAAACAATACATTGAAGAGTCTAAAACACCCCAAGTAAGAGGTTTAAGAATATTGCTTGAATACTTTTACGCCATGGAAATTTTTAAACCTATTACCGATTCGGGGGCTAAAATTGTATCTGTGTTTGGATCGGCCCGTCTTAAACCACACGATGAAGAGTATAAAAAGGCCCGTAAACTTGGCGAGCTCCTCTTTAACCGAGGCTATGCTGTAGTTACGGGTGCCAGCTTTGGCATTATGCAGGCCGCTAACGAAGGTATTGCCGATGGCATTATTAAAAAGCTCTCTAAAAGTAAAAAATACAAAAGTGAAAAGGCTCTTATTAACTCTACTGAGTACAAAGAAATGATTAAGCGTTATTCGGTAGGTTTAAAAATTTCACTTCCTTTTGAACCACACAACAATCCCTTTGTTGGAGTATCGGCTACATTCCACTATTTTATGGTGCGTAAATTCTTTTTTGGCACTCTTTCTAAAGCTTTTATTGCTTGTGAAGGTGGCTGGGGAACACGAGATGAATTATTTGAAGTATTAACACTGGTGCAAACCGGAAAAGCCCCTCTTATGCCCATATCCTACATTACTCCCGATCCCGAACATATTTTGTTTGATATTCAGTATGCTGCTAAAAAAGGTTACATTAATCACGAAGATATTTGGCTTTTGGATGTTGTGTCGGATTATCGTGAATCAGTAAAACTGGTAGATAATTTTTATAGAGTAGTTAATAAAATTGAATACGATAAAAATAATAATATTGTGCTTACCTTGCGCCATACCGTAAATGCTGCCGATAAAAAAATAGTCCAACATTTCTTAGCCAAAAAATCAAAAAGCATCTTTAAATCTGCTCTTTTTAAAGAAAACCAAATTATTTTAACCGGGTTTAATTTTAGATCGTACGGCTATTTAAAAAAGCTCATTCAAGAGCTAGAATAG